A section of the Candidatus Effluviviaceae Genus I sp. genome encodes:
- a CDS encoding BamA/TamA family outer membrane protein produces the protein MRTSDTRTAVGRLLAALCAAALLALSAAEAAAVEVLGARTVAADEVATILAPALAALPDTTELAERVDSLLALLAAAGRPLAAVAVSWDEPAGAVRVALDEGPAARLDTLTLRGAASPGAAAALERGGLRPGALLTNGAVARGVDELLEMYAASGRPLASVRPAGAARRRDGFALTLAVDEGPLVRFGEVVVSGNTVTGAAVVARAAGIQPGATYDAGRVARVRRRLEKLGLFRSVGDPVVAFDRSTGRAVVGVRLSEAPSSRVTGVLGYDASGAAGDEGEVTGFVDVVLRNIAGTGRSAAAAWARTAPGRTRASFSYTEPWVLGSPVDLTVSGAQTVRDTLYTTTEGDLRVAARMGERTTVAWTVGGARYAPAPSYGRGASSARTALGAEFDATDVPVNPTRGARLAGGVAYAAKKEGDTGRRERAATFTLSGDAFVPARPRHVVALLAQLAAVSSTEDAVPFHEQLVLGGARSLRGYREEQFRGTRTALGTVEYRLILTRRSRALAFLDAGYYYRGGANAAKGVKLGYGIGLRADTRLGIMSLDYGLGEGDRPLEGKLHVGLSREF, from the coding sequence ATGCGTACTTCTGACACACGCACGGCCGTGGGGCGCCTGCTCGCCGCGCTGTGCGCCGCCGCGCTCCTCGCTCTGAGCGCAGCAGAAGCGGCGGCCGTCGAGGTGCTCGGCGCGCGGACCGTCGCGGCGGACGAGGTCGCGACGATCCTCGCGCCCGCCCTGGCGGCGTTGCCGGACACGACGGAGCTCGCCGAGCGCGTGGACTCCCTGCTGGCACTTCTGGCCGCCGCCGGCCGCCCGCTCGCGGCCGTCGCGGTCTCGTGGGACGAGCCCGCGGGCGCGGTCCGCGTCGCGCTGGACGAAGGCCCGGCGGCGCGCCTCGACACGCTCACGCTCAGGGGCGCGGCTTCGCCCGGCGCCGCCGCCGCGCTCGAGCGCGGCGGGCTCAGGCCGGGCGCACTTCTCACGAACGGCGCGGTCGCGCGGGGGGTGGACGAGCTTCTCGAGATGTACGCCGCTTCCGGACGACCGCTCGCGTCCGTGCGCCCGGCGGGAGCGGCCCGACGACGGGACGGGTTCGCGCTCACGCTCGCCGTGGACGAGGGTCCGCTGGTCAGGTTCGGCGAGGTCGTCGTGAGCGGCAACACGGTCACCGGGGCCGCCGTCGTGGCGCGCGCGGCGGGCATCCAGCCCGGCGCGACCTACGACGCCGGACGCGTTGCCCGCGTTCGGCGCAGGCTCGAGAAGCTCGGGCTCTTCCGGAGCGTGGGCGACCCGGTCGTCGCGTTCGACCGCTCGACCGGTCGAGCGGTGGTCGGCGTGCGTCTCTCGGAAGCGCCGTCGAGCAGGGTCACCGGCGTCCTCGGGTACGACGCATCCGGCGCCGCGGGAGACGAGGGCGAGGTGACGGGGTTCGTGGACGTCGTCCTCCGCAACATCGCCGGCACCGGAAGGTCGGCGGCGGCCGCGTGGGCGCGGACCGCGCCGGGGCGCACGAGGGCGTCGTTCTCGTACACAGAACCGTGGGTCCTCGGCTCGCCGGTCGATCTGACCGTGAGCGGCGCCCAGACCGTCCGCGACACGCTCTACACCACGACGGAGGGCGACCTGCGCGTGGCGGCGCGCATGGGGGAGAGGACCACCGTCGCGTGGACCGTCGGCGGCGCGCGATACGCTCCGGCGCCGTCGTACGGCCGGGGTGCGTCCAGCGCGCGGACGGCGCTCGGCGCGGAGTTCGACGCCACGGACGTGCCGGTCAACCCGACCCGCGGCGCGCGCCTGGCCGGCGGCGTCGCGTACGCCGCGAAGAAGGAGGGGGACACCGGGCGACGAGAGCGCGCCGCCACGTTCACCCTTTCGGGCGACGCGTTCGTTCCGGCAAGGCCGCGACACGTCGTCGCGCTCCTGGCGCAGCTCGCCGCGGTCTCGAGCACCGAGGACGCCGTCCCCTTCCACGAGCAGCTGGTTCTCGGCGGCGCGAGGAGTCTCCGCGGCTACCGCGAGGAGCAGTTCCGCGGCACGAGGACGGCGCTCGGGACCGTCGAGTACCGCCTGATCCTCACACGGCGCTCCCGCGCCCTGGCGTTCCTGGACGCGGGCTACTACTACCGCGGGGGCGCGAACGCCGCGAAGGGCGTGAAGCTGGGGTACGGAATCGGATTGCGGGCCGACACACGGCTGGGTATAATGTCGCTCGACTACGGGCTCGGCGAGGGCGACCGCCCCCTCGAGGGCAAGCTGCACGTCGGGCTCTCCCGCGAGTTCTAG
- a CDS encoding NHL repeat-containing protein — protein sequence MTDLPTRRDRRAARLSFLVAGALLSTWAPPGPAACVTQLWCVRSVTPAGPAQLSGALGIAVDHRGSIVIADTGNHRVLVLTTEGESEREFGGYGWEPSRFDGPADLAVYPGFYVYVLDRGNRRVQRFDKDGNYVDTVVGDGALESPVAVAVGRSGEVLLLDADARSVLVFSRFGQAMPPIGRFGAGAGGLVAPAGIAVGPRGEIAVADPGRRSVEVFDEFGAHVRSVTAPDSLTPVAVAFDRQANLFVADEARGRVLAFSAQGVLTAELVRDDAGLAFRPTDLAPASDGSLVVLDGAGGRFLSVTVDYGDCRQ from the coding sequence ATGACGGACCTTCCCACACGACGCGACCGCCGGGCGGCGCGTCTCTCCTTCCTCGTCGCGGGCGCCCTGCTCTCGACATGGGCCCCGCCGGGGCCCGCCGCGTGCGTGACGCAGCTCTGGTGCGTGCGCTCCGTCACGCCCGCCGGGCCTGCGCAGCTCTCCGGCGCGCTCGGCATCGCGGTCGATCACCGCGGCAGCATCGTCATCGCCGACACGGGCAACCACAGGGTCCTCGTGCTCACGACCGAGGGCGAGAGCGAGCGCGAGTTCGGGGGGTACGGCTGGGAACCGTCGCGGTTCGACGGCCCCGCGGACCTCGCAGTGTACCCGGGGTTCTACGTGTACGTGCTCGACCGCGGGAACCGTCGCGTGCAGCGGTTCGACAAGGACGGCAACTACGTGGACACCGTCGTCGGCGACGGCGCGCTCGAGTCGCCGGTCGCCGTCGCGGTGGGCCGCTCCGGCGAGGTCCTGCTGCTCGACGCCGACGCGCGGTCCGTGCTGGTCTTCTCGCGGTTCGGGCAGGCCATGCCGCCGATCGGGCGGTTCGGAGCGGGCGCGGGTGGGCTCGTGGCGCCGGCGGGCATCGCCGTCGGTCCCCGCGGGGAGATCGCCGTGGCGGACCCGGGGCGCCGCTCGGTCGAGGTGTTCGACGAGTTCGGGGCCCACGTGCGCTCCGTGACGGCGCCGGACAGCCTCACCCCGGTCGCCGTCGCGTTCGACCGGCAGGCGAACCTGTTCGTGGCCGACGAAGCGCGGGGGAGGGTGCTGGCGTTCTCGGCGCAGGGTGTTCTCACCGCGGAGCTCGTCCGAGACGACGCCGGTCTCGCGTTCCGCCCGACCGACCTCGCCCCGGCCTCCGACGGCAGCCTCGTCGTGCTCGACGGCGCGGGGGGGCGCTTCCTCAGCGTCACCGTGGACTATGGCGACTGTCGCCAGTAG